Proteins encoded together in one Microcebus murinus isolate Inina chromosome 16, M.murinus_Inina_mat1.0, whole genome shotgun sequence window:
- the PCK1 gene encoding phosphoenolpyruvate carboxykinase, cytosolic [GTP] has translation MPPRLQNGLNFSAKVVQGNLDSLPRAVREFVETYAKVCQPEYLHICDGSEEENRRLLEHMEEQGVIRRLSKHDNCWLALTDPKDVARIESKTVIITQEQRDTVPIPKSGVSQLGHWMSEEDFEKAFNARFPECMKGRTMYVIPYSMGPLGSPLSKTGIQLTDSPYVVASMRIMTRMGTPVLQALGDGEFVKCLHSVGCPLPLRKPLVNNWACNPELTLIAHLPDRREIISFGSGYGGNSLLGKKCFALRMAGRLAKEEGWLAEHMLILGITNPEGEKKYLAAAFPSACGKTNLAMMTPSLPGWKVECVGDDIAWMKFDSQGNLRAINPENGFFGVAPGTSVRTNPNAIKTIQKNTIFTNVAATSDGSFYWEGIDQPLAPGVTVTSWKNKEWSPEDGEPCAHPNSRFCTPASQCPIIDPAWESPEGVPIEGIIFGGRRPAGVPLVYEALSWQHGVFVGAAMRSEATAAAEHKGKIIMHDPFAMRPFFGYNFGKYLAHWLSMAQRPAAKLPKIFHVNWFRKDKEGRFLWPGYGENCRVLEWMFNRINGKDIAKLTPIGYVPAEDALNLKGLGDVNTEELFSISKEFWEKEVEDVEKYLQDQVNADLPYEIEREVLALKQRISQM, from the exons ATGCCTCCTCGGCTGCAAAACGGCCTGAACTTCTCTGCCAAGGTTGTCCAGGGCAACCTCGACAGCCTGCCCCGGGCAGTGAGGGAGTTCGTGGAGACCTATGCCAAGGTGTGCCAGCCCGAGTACCTGCACATCTGTGACGGCTCCGAGGAGGAGAACAGGCGGCTCCTGGAGCACATGGAGGAGCAGGGTGTGATCAGGAGGCTGAGCAAGCACGACAACTG CTGGTTGGCGCTCACTGACCCCAAGGACGTGGCCAGGATCGAAAGCAAGACGGTCATCATTACCCAGGAGCAAAGAGACACGGTGCCTATCCCCAAAAGCGGCGTCAGCCAGCTGGGCCACTGGATGTCGGAGGAGGACTTCGAGAAAGCGTTCAACGCCCGATTCCCGGAGTGCATGAAAG GTCGCACCATGTACGTCATCCCCTACAGCATGGGGCCCCTGGGCTCGCCGCTGTCCAAGACGGGCATCCAGCTGACGGACTCGCCCTACGTGGTGGCCAGCATGCGGATCATGACGCGCATGGGCACGCCCGTGCTGCAGGCGCTGGGCGACGGCGAGTTTGTCAAGTGCCTCCACTCCGTGGGGTGCCCTTTGCCCTTGAGAA AGCCTCTGGTCAACAACTGGGCCTGCAACCCGGAGCTGACGCTGATCGCCCACCTGCCGGACCGCAGAGAGATCATCTCCTTCGGGAGCGGGTACGGCGGGAACTCGCTGCTCGGGAAGAAGTGCTTCGCGCTCAGGATGGCCGGCCGGCTGGCCAAGGAGGAAGGCTGGCTGGCAGAGCACATGCTG ATCCTGGGCATAACCAACCCCGAGGGGGAGAAGAAGTACCTGGCGGCCGCGTTTCCCAGCGCCTGCGGCAAGACCAACCTGGCCATGATGACGCCCTCGCTGCCCGGGTGGAAGGTCGAGTGTGTCGGGGACGACATCGCCTGGATGAAGTTCGACAGCCAAG GTAACTTGCGGGCTATCAACCCAGAAAACGGCTTTTTTGGAGTTGCTCCTGGGACCTCTGTGAGGACGAACCCCAACGCCATCAAGACCATCCAGAAGAACACCATCTTCACCAACGTGGCCGCCACCAGTGACGGGAGCTTTTACTGGGAGGGCATCGACCAGCCTCTGGCCCCAGGCGTCACCGTCACTTCCTGGAAGAACAAGGAGTGGAGCCCAGAGGACG GAGAGCCTTGTGCCCACCCCAACTCGCGGTTCTGCACCCCGGCCAGCCAGTGCCCCATCATCGACCCCGCCTGGGAGTCTCCGGAGGGCGTGCCCATCGAGGGCATCATCTTTGGGGGCCGCAGACCTGCTG GTGTCCCTCTAGTCTACGAAGCCCTCAGCTGGCAGCATGGGGTGTTTGTGGGGGCGGCCATGAGATCCGAGGCCACAGCGGCTGCGGAACACAAAG GCAAAATCATCATGCACGACCCCTTCGCCATGCGGCCCTTCTTCGGCTACAACTTCGGCAAATACCTGGCCCACTGGCTGAGCATGGCGCAGCGCCCAGCGGCCAAGCTGCCCAAGATCTTCCACGTCAACTGGTTCCGGAAGGACAAGGAAGGCAGGTTCCTCTGGCCCGGCTACGGAGAGAACTGCAGGGTGCTGGAGTGGATGTTCAACCGCATCAACGGGAAAGACATCGCCAAGCTCACGCCCATAGGCTACGTCCCCGCGGAGGACGCCCTGAACCTGAAGGGCCTGGGAGACGTCAACACGGAGGAGCTCTTCAGCATCTCCAAGGAGTTCTGGGAGAAGGAGGTGGAAGACGTCGAGAAGTACCTGCAGGACCAGGTCAACGCCGACCTCCCCTACGAGATCGAGAGGGAGGTCCTCGCCCTGAAGCAGCGGATAAGCCAGATGTAG